CAGCTCTTTTACCGCATTAAATGACCACGTGACTTCGCCGAAcgatttatattatttacaaagtCGTACAACAGCATAATAACCAAAACCCACAAGGCCTCTGGCcgaacaaataaatatagttatgAATATGGTAAAAACGACAGCTCATTTGAATGTTTTGCcacaaaattaagttttattatgTACAGAAAGCACATACTCTATCCGCACACATTAACATACACGCTAATTGTTAGCACTACTCTGACGACTTTATCCGTAACGCCAACTTGACTTCTCAAGCGAGGTAACAACGGCACTGTGCaaagaaaatgaacttaaagTTTTACTATTAGCCGAACACTTTTGAGAGATGCACAGACTCACatgcattctctctctcatacacacacacacagtcataaCTTAGTTATTAATCTACATTATCAACCGTTTAAGCCTCGTTACTCCGTAATCCTACTCACAATTGCGTTTTAAATCCAAAAACGGACAAATATCTTCAAATATATAATCTGATCGATGCCTTGACGTGTAGCAACCGTAGTATAAGCGCAAAAATGGACTCTGGGCcgttgaattattagaaatcattctcagataggactgtttagtttttttatttttctatttagttAATAAATTCCCAATTTGCTGCTCGGTAATAGTAAGGCCGACGTTGAGTTTAGAATGAGGCATTAATATGCGCTTATTTAAAtggattatttaaataacatgcatGCTTATAAGCAagtagttaagagaccctagaATTAAGAgtggttttactgtatttttttcatcaaatgacTGAGCGTAATTATTCCaaaccagatcatttttttcttcatgttttctCCACAGCTCTTCTGCTCAATCCCTGTGGGTATCGGGCAGGTTTATGGCTGTGACAATGCTTGGACAGGAGGTATATTCATGATCGCCTTGTTCATCTCCTCACCCATAACATTTGCACATGCAACTATTGGATCAGCAGTTGGTATGGTGTCAGGTAAGAGATCACAAATTGCGTCTGAATATTGAATATCAGCGTTAGGCCTTTTAATAATCGATGATAAGTCGCCTATCCTGTGACTTGCAGGTCTTGCTCTTGCTGCGCCGTTCCAGAACATCTACTTTGGCCTGTGGGGTTATAACTGTGTTTTGGCCTGCATTGCCGTTGGTGGGATGTTCTACGCTCTCACATGGCAGACACATCTTCTGGCTGTGGCCTGCGGTAAAGTTAATCTCCTTCctgattatataataataatttcctaTATCATTTACACAATTCTGGTGAAATCACCCAATCTTATTTTCTCACAGCATTCTTCTGTGCATATCTCAGCTCGGCCATCGCAAACGTGATGTCTACTGTAGGTATCATAAAcccaaaatatgaaatacaccAAAAATGCGTGTgattttttaatagcttttacGTTGCGTTTTAACAGTTCGGACTCCCAGCGTGCACCTGGCCCttctgtctctctgccctcACTTTTCTTTTGATCACTACGGAGataaaaagcatttacaagCTGCCTCTTGCTAAAGTCACCTACCCTGAGAAAAACCTGATACACTTCTGGAAGATGAAGAAAGAGGAGAGGATCgacaaacagaagaaaaaacaagagaaagaCATAGAATCACAGCAGAACAAAGATGAAATAATAGCTGTACCGGAAATGAAAGATCATGAGCATCTCGATGTTTCCACCGTGGACGTTTCataagagaaaaacacacaaaatagaGCGGAAAGGAATGCAGAGGCAATTCAACTTAATTTAACTCAATTATAAATGTCCCTTGAATGGTTTACATGAATATTCGCTGAAGGAAACTGCcaaacaaaaatagcttttttcacacacaaaaaaaccccaaacattatctgtatttattaaaaaataatacctTTTTACACAAGACATGTTACATTCTGTGCTGGCAGACAGGGATAcaagtatttaaaattaaaataccaaATACTGTTTGTTGATGTTTTCCATCATGGTATTGTTCTATGATTGTacagtttactttttattttccagaTGTTACTCATTTtcagataaaatgttttggtttgaaCATAATTTCAATAAGTTTTCAACGTTTTTATTGTCTGTAGCAGCTTTGGGTCTTATTTGATTTTTTATAAACtcgaataaatgtatttttttaaacataaacgtgtatttttttggaatttaaGCATCATCCCCATCTTTACTATagattaaatacaattaaattaaatactgatATAACAAACTGATACGGTTTTATACATTCAAACTTAAACGTATATGGATAATTGATTtctaaaaatcttaaattgtttATAATACAGTTGTGTGAATATTTCGCACAACATACattagaaacaaaataatacattacatttaaaaagccttTCTCACTTTTTCATGTCTAATTAAATGAGTCTTTCTAGTGTCCTTCAAAGTCCCCAGCATAACCCACAGTGTCCCGATGCTGAACCCGGCCTGCATACCTCTCTCATGTGAGGCTGATTGTGTGACGTCAACGGCGCCAACACCTATTAAAAAAGCTTCACTTCATCAGATAACAGAACCCATCGGAAGATTCAAATCTCCGGCACAAGCTACCAAAGATCTCAGATACGCTGCTCTTATGTAACGAGGACACTAATTCGATCCTAAATAAGGTCGTTGCATTCAACGgtggttatttttaaaagaacgtaaatgacaaaacataatAGAACATGCGCATACTTACGTATTtcattgaaatataaatgtagaaacACTTCATAAGAAGCGTGTTCGACAGCTATATAGgcgatatatatatttaaagtaaaaagtgacgtttaaatattaatacaatcgATAAGAACAACTTGATTCTCTTTAATGTCGTCTCGGCATTATTTTTGACAGTTCTCACTTTTGTCACATGATGAACAATGAGATAACATGTTCTGCATTCCATCAGATTAATGCACAACCTAGAAGGTTCCATGATGGAACTTTTCCTAAACTCTGCATATGTTATTAATGACTctgcatttatttctgcaaaaaCATTGAagtttccagctgaaatgaacactagtaAAACCAATTAGGATTGCTggggcagattttttttttaacaaaggcTTCCTTCCACATTACTGTggtgtcaaaacatttttaccatAGTGCATCATGTTTGCATTACATAATCAGCCATACTGTATGTTTCTGACGCTCTGAAGCACACCCGGTGAAGGAggttaaaatggcatttttccttaagcaaatgcatttctatcttaagtttgtaataataattggcTAGGTTTAGCATATGGGATACATTTCTTCACAGTTTTGGCCGGCAGGCCTCAATCACAATGCATAGGTAAATCTTCCACACCCCACACAGAGTATGTGGATTCCTTTTTAAACGACTGGATTTTACCCAAGAAAATTCACCAACCAACAGAAAACCTGACCACAACCTGAGTGCTCGATCAGATCACAGCGAAGTAGGTGAGCAGGGTGAGATATAGGACGGATAAAAGATCCGGTGTGAGGATGAAGATCGGATTGGTTGTCTGTGTGCAGTTGTTAAAGGTCAATCGAGGCCAGGAAAGGAAGTCACTTGTGGTTTGCTAGCGGTTTCTTAAAAATCACCAAAAACCACAAATGGAGTGTCATCTTCAGGGGAAAGAGTACGCCTGGCTCATTAATGAAGTTGCCTAGTCGACCTTGTGGCCAGTATGTAACTATAAAGTGAAATTTAGCAGGATCTGTAACGGTAATTACAGCCCTGTTGGGCACACATGTGGGAAAAGGTGAAATTACAGAAGAGGACCGCAGGAATTGCAGAGATTTGACTGGCACTGCAAAAATAAGTGTAGGCATTTGTCTTTCTTTTAGAATGGAAATGAAGTTTGTGCCTTTTCAGATACATTAAACCCATGTTAAAAAGAAGAATATTAAGGAACGTTAGAACGCATTCACTGACTGATGGCCAGCTGTTAACAAGCCTGGTCTCACACAAGAAGACCAACTTAAGCCTGAATACGCACTAATACATGTCTTAATGCCTCAAAAAGCAACCTGAAAGACAGTAGGTCATAAAATAATAGGTCAAACACTTGATTTTGGCATGCCAAATATTTTAGATACACATCTGACCGACTTTTTTGATACTCCATGGTTGCTTGTGCTCTActttaaatgttcaaacattGCAAATCAGCATTCTTAAAGTTCTTTTCCTGACCTAGttgttattcatttatcatATAAAAGCATGCTGGGTGCTGCATTTACACAAACAAGCTCACTatacaaatacttttaatttagcACTGTATATGCATTCGTATTTTACCTCGTTCTTTTAACAGTCCTTATTTACTTATTGCACATGATGTTCTTTTCACTGATCTTTGGACCTAAATCTTTTCTTTGGGAAGAGAGAACAAGCTGACAGAGAAAAGAGAACAGTGCCATCTGCTGAATGTCTGGAAGGAAAACTTACAGCAATTTGTGcgcaaaatgtttttatttgttttttgtttgtataaagATGGGTCAGTAGTTTTCCATTGCTAAGCAACACCTTAAAAACCTTAAAtccaaacaacataaaataacacaactTCTCAACCTGtataaatatcacttttttctttttatgcctcgttgtttttaattaactcATATGCAGGTGAGCTCAGGTAATTACAATCATGACGCTCGTTTAAACAGATCCATAGTAACAAACATGAATACATTCATCGATAACTGTTACGCTCCAACCTGACGTTGCAGTGTAACAATGCTGCCGCTGTCCTTATTCATTTCTATCACAAATACATGAACAAAGCTTACACTCAAGCAAAGCTACAACCGCTACATATGAAATAATTACACTGTACCAGCTGTACTACAAAGTACCAgtcatatttgacattttatgaagcCAAATCACTGAGCTATAAATCAAAAACCTGGAAGTAATTAACATTTGCGCTATCATTTGAGACGGTGAGCGCAGATTCTCACCCTccgaacaaaaaacaaacaaaaaaacatttttgtatggagttatattaaaaaacacatgcataaaaCGCACAAATATTTACACGCAGCAACGTCTCATGATAATTTCTTCGTTTTTGTGCATTCAAGCAAAATGATGTGCATGTATCTGTGGACTGTATCGCGGGTTTGGATGCATGACGCATACATTTGTGCGAGGTTGTGACTCCATATTTTTTGACCAACTAAGCATTTGACATTCGGTTCCTGAAAATCTAAGAAAAATTAGAGAAGGAAACatcacacgcgcacacacacaagaaacCTCCAATCCTTGAAGGGTACAAATCAGTAGCAACCAGTGAAAAATGTAACAACTCTCAATCAGTGATGTGACTTTAGAGccccttttttgtctttttggcAAAGTTAACTAAAGCCCTGTACACGAACGCTTGCTAACAATTATATCTCTACATGTCAAATCACATGGGTAAAACCACAGAGTTTTCTTATAcatgtgtaactgtaaaatatctCAGCTTCGACAGAATGTGCATAgcaaaactcaaaataaaatccaCACCTAAATGTCTCAGAAAAGCTAACATAATATTTCCAATGACAAACCTTTACCTATACGCGAAGCCTGCacaagaaatacaaaatatacacactCGACTCTAACTTAAACTCCAAAATACATTGTGTGCGAAGAATGAAAGTTATGGAAAATTTCTAAGGCAAGAACATTTACACAGCGCTGGATTCAAGCGTCGCAGACAACgtagatgattaaaaaaaattcacctccagatacataaataaaactttgcTAAAAGAAAGGGGGATTGTGATCACACTCATGTAGCataatttcagaattattaatattcatttttggcaaATCCTAAAAAGGGTGTATTTAAGAGACACTGATGGGAGGTTTTGGTCTTTAGTCACCGCCGTTAAGTAAAAGGGTGCAAAtgcattatgatattttaacaacaacaacaacaacaacaaccagaTTTGCCCTGAGCAAGCTGAATCTTTGAATAGTGCAAATAGTGCTTAGGGCCAGAGCCATACACATACTGAGTTGGGCCCCAAGTGAACCGCAAAAAGATAACGTATCAGCCTTTCCCCCGAGCAGCGGCTAACACCAAAGTTATGACACAGGAAATCGTTTGCTGACTATACGGTTTCAATTCACTTTCAACTTGGAGAAGAGATAATACATATGCTTTACAATTAATATCCAGACATGTTCATTTACATAAAGCTAgcattaaatgctaaatgttcTCAGGCAAGCTTCTGGCTAGTATACAGCTCACTGGAGAACTCAGGAAAATTCCCTATAAGATGCCCTGAAAAGAAGTTTTTAAACGGCCCTTTACGTCCAAGTAAATCTGCCCTCTCGAGTTTGGCCTAACGTTGTATATTTATGGCTCTGGCTGTTGTGACAGTAATATCACTCACACCTGCGTGTGCCCGGCGACGTCACCTGAGGGAGTGAGAGGCACGAGAGAGGAGCCGTCTCCTCCTCACACTATAAGCAGCACTGCAGAGTGTTCAAGTTATTCTCCATCCATCGCATGTTCAGCTTAATGGTCTCAATGGCCTCCTGCACGATCCTCATCTGAGAACCCTTCGTACCTAGAGAAGCGAAGAAGTTCTGGGCCTGGaaccagaaaaacaacaatgcagTAAATATACTTCAAGTAGCATTTATCCGTTTTTCAGTTAACCAAAGGAACAGGGGAATGAACAGACCTCCACGAGATggttttttgtggaaaactgACTGGTTGCGGACATGATGATGCTCTGAATGGCAAAAGATCCGACAGGAAATcttgaaggaaagaaaaaggaaaagaaacgACATTAAATTGCAGGCTGAATActtgccatcagtggttcacaACTGTAATGTTgcgacaagaatacttttttgcacggaaataaaacgaaaataacgactttattaaacaatttgtcACAGTAGCGCCATCTGCAGGATGCGAAATGCTTCTGGGTCAGTCGCGACACAGAGATGggttgtttttgttcaaatcaaagcgTAAGGAGCACACCTAGTTTGAGCTCGGTGGATATTACGCTATGGTGcaaaattgttgaataaagtcattatcttctggaccttgacagcgTTAATTCTTTGGCAGTCAATGAGAAAGTCACAAGTCTCCTGGTTTTTATCCTAAATGTCTTAAACTGTGTTCCAAGGACAAACAACACTTTTAAGGGTCAGGAACGACATGGAGGTAAgtgataaatgacaaaaaaaaattcccaggaaaaaaagtgtgttttaaaacatttaggaACTTTCCCTACTAAATAAACCCTCTTCAAGGTGTTTTCTTGTCCTTATGccttattttcttcttcttataatattgttattagcATACACACATAACTAAAaagtataattacatttatgtttgcATTAAATGTGTGTCCATTCAAATGAAAcgttgttaaaaaaagaattatagtTTAAGTAACCCTTTTCcttcacatttctttttccttttaatataaGTTCAGCACTCACTTCTGAGTGATTTTATCCCAGTTCTCCTTCACAAAATCCCAAGCGTAGAGGTGTCCAGCAAAATTCTTGCAAATTGTGTTAATCACCAAAGGAAATTCTTGAGTTTGAATCTCACTCCCATCAAGACTGCTCTGTAGAATCCTAAAAAGGAAAACCACATTCAATTCAGGTATGCTTGTGCTGACAGCTTAAAAGATTTTCCCTCTGACAGAACATGTTTTTCAGCTTTACCATATGATTTTCCGTATATCCTGAGTGCTGGCCAAAGCTTCCAATGTCTTGCGCTTCTCTGGGTCATTGATGGAATGTTTATACAAGTCTAGAAGCTTATCCCATCCTTCATCTGTCTGAGCCGCAACTTTGAAGACCGTTCTCACGAGATCACTGGGAAtcctaaaacaataaaaggcacGCATCACAAGATTTTCCTCTGTTCTCAAGAATTACTGCGGCGAGGAGTAGAGCTTTAGACAAGAGCTCTTTCCTTTTTCGCAAACTACAAGATTAAAAGAGAAGTTATTCAATCAAGAGTCAATCACCACACAAACGTACTGAGAAGTCTTGTTGGAATTGAACCACTGATCAAACAGATGCATGGCCTTTGTTGCGCAGTCACTTATGTTAAGGGAACATGCCATCTCCAGCAGGGCAGACCGAAGCGTCATCTTTGACACAGAAGTTTCCAGATCCCAAGACTGACTGTCCATTAGCTTTCCAAAATGGTCCTCGATGTAACTCTGCAAAGATTGAATTCcaagaaaacattcaaacaagATCTGGTGATTTGACTACCACAGCCACGCATGATGTTGCACATACCTTCATTCTAGCGGCCAAGTACAGCTCCGATTTTTTATCCAGCAACCTGTAGATCTGACCAAGCTGGAAGAGAGCTTCGGTCAGAGGAGCTGTCTCCGTCTCATTTCTGATGTAGTCCATTAGATTTAAGACTTCTTTGAAAAACACCTTGCCCGATCTGGAGGAACGTTGAagcatatgtgtatttttattgttcaaaatGCTGATGTTATTAaggatttttttgtgtaaagaaattaacacttttattcaacCAAGGGTGCaagcaataacaataataaaatgctattcaaacacaaaaaaatcataatattaaaatgatttctgaagcaccATGTGATGTTAAAGACTAGAGTAACgactgatgaaaattcagcctgatgtcacaggaataaattagttgttaaaatattatatatatacagctgtGGTGAGCACGAGATGCTTCTTTCAAAAGATTTTCCATGACTGAGAGAATTCTGCACCACAATCTTTCATGTCTAATAACTTTTGTCTTATACACCGTCTGTTAATGTATATCTACCTGGAGAGCGCAAAGATGTTGTTGATGAGAGCTGCTCTGTCTTTACCGGTGAGAACATTTACATCGTTCTTCAAAGCATCAATCAAGTCCTTCCACCCCTCCTCATAATGCACTATGTAGAAGCCATCACTCTTGAAGTTGAATTTCAACCACTTCACTTGATCTGGAAGCTTTAATGTGgctggaaaaaaattaaagcgaCAAGCAAAACATTACTGAACATTTCCTGTAGTTAGAGACATCTGTATATGCAAATACTTAATGAATCAATACTCAGTGACATAAGACAATGCTCACCGGTTTTATCCTTGAGATGGAACACTTGCTTGCAGGAGCTGAGGACGCTACATTTGTCGGTCACATATGTCAGGGGAATATGCCACAAACTGCTACGGGTAAGAAAAAAGTGGATCATTTAACATTCGACATCGAAAGAGGCTGAGTTCACATGAAGCTTGCTTTTTCAATTGATCAATATTGGACTTTGACTGCGATTGATTTAAAAGTCCCTTTTTTAAGGCATTTCCATCTTAAACAAACAAGACTATTCTTTCCCATGACATAAAACAGTGTGGGGTcggtaaggtttttttttttttttttttttttttaaatgtttttgaaagcagtCTCTTttactcaccaaggctgcatttagtTGGTGTGTCACACGGTatctcagaaatcattttaaaacgctGATgtagtgctcaagaaacatttaatattctAAGTGTTGCTTAAAGGGATACTACATACAAAAGTCAAAATGTGCCGTTATTCTACAcaccctcaggccattcaagatgCTTGTGACTCTTTTTCTTTAGTAGAAcattaaagatgattttttgTTGTCAGCACGTGGTGGGGAGTTGTTTGAGTTTTCCCTCTTTTCCTCTCATTCCTTAGGCCCGTAAGCTATGTAGGCTGTGCGcgttttaatttcactttttaaattagcTACAAAGCTgctgtttaattttagttagttCGAGTTTTACCTTTATCCTTCGGTTTTTAAAAAAGCGCTGtgtgcattttacttttacatcTGCGGCAATTCGGTGTCGAGCTGTTTTTCGTATTTAGTTAGAATTTTCGCTCTTTCCCTCACTTTCCTTTGCTTAAATAGCTTGtacttttacttttcatttagaGGCAATGTGGCATCAGTTGCTTGAATTAAATTaaccaacaacaaaatacatatgtaaaacACAGAACGATtattaacaacaaataaaaatacacaatgctATATgcttaacataaaataacaaataacttcAAGTTTAAATAGGTATACGGAAGTAAAAAATCATAAAGAGGAATAAATAATTtggaaattaaatttaaaaaattttttattccattttatatttttgtagaaaacggaatacatttttaggattatttAGTGAATAGTAAGTAATACTTTTGATTAATGGATAAAAGTAATAGTAATACTAAAACAAATCTCTGAACCCAAACTCCTGAAGCCCCATAATTAATTCTGATAGATTTTTAGATCCATGTTCACAGCTGCAGTAAACGTACCTGTCATCCGTGCTATTTTCAGCATTCAGAAGGAAATGTTCTTGTGTCAGTGTGACTTGAGTGCCACTTCTCTTCACTGTGACCAGAGGAAAGCCCTTATGAACAGTCCAGGTGTTCATCATCTCAGATACGCTTAAGTTTTGTTCGCTCACCTGTGGAGAACATGGATATCAGTGCACACTAATAAAACATGGCTCAGATGCCAGCTGAGTTTCATCATCATGTAAAAGTGCACTCTGGttaattttgtaattacattCGTCGCACTCAAACCATGTATTTGCTTCACTctcataaataatgaaaagcaaTCACAATGCAGAAATCTCACTTAGAAAAGGTCTGACCTGGGAAAGACTGTTCCATAGATCCTCGCTTTCTGTGTTTGATAGGTTATACTTTTGTAAGTACTCACTCACTCCTTTTTGAAACTCCACATCTGTGAGTACTGCATTGAGCATCAGAAGTATCGAAGCTCCCTTGCGTGAAAAGGCAGAGCGAGGAACGTGTTCAAGTTCTGAGAATAGCTATCCAATCGGCAAGACTAAATGAAAAGTGATTGGCCTACACCACAGGAAGAGGGTCAATTAAAACCACTTTAAAAGCAACAGATGATTTTTGATGTACCTTCTCGTAAGACACAGAGTCAAACATCTCTTCCACCTGCTCAGGGTTGCTCACGACAGTAGACACCGGGTGGGATGAGTTCAATGCATCTTTGGCCAGCGCTTTAAAGCGAACATTCAAGAATTCAGTGTCCtggaaatgaaaaacacaaagaccaaatataaacaaattccAGTTGTTTCAAAATCGACTCTTCAACCGACAATAATTCAGTAtcagcattttcagtttttgttattcattttttggggggggtttccACTTTTAAGACCCCCCACTTTTATACCATTTCTTTCTGGCTGAAGCACATTTTCAATCTATAAGAATAATCAGCCTAAGCTACCAATCAATAGTTTTTGAATAAGAATTTATCCATtttgatccaaagtacagcaaaaacagtaaaatttgtacaattttactattactatttgcAATTCTTTACATTGTAAtagattttaaactgtaatttatttctgagatcaaagctgaattttcataatCATAACTCTTGCCATCAGTGTCATGTgtgtcttcagaaatcactctaatatgctgattattaatatttaaaacagttgagtaattcaggattctttgatgaataataaGATCTAAAGATCTGAATTTATCGGAAATTGTAACATTCACTATTCCATTCCAAAGTTTGCGGATGATAATAATAGAATTTAATACTTTTGTATTAGCAAGGGTGCATAAAAtagtgttaaaatatataaatagtgttCGTATCTGAATAATATCATATTGACCGAaaatcagaaatacattgtgaTATAAATTTTATCCATATCATCCAGCCCCActtcaacacaaaaaaataaaataaatgttgatttcAATCATCAACGTGATTTTTAATACCTAATGTTACAAAGGCACGAGAAACAGTCTCGTTCAAATATTACTTCAGATGACAGAAAGAACTGTAACATATTCTATAATCAATTCAACCAAGTTATAAGAGTTGGATAATGGTGCTCAAAAAATCATTTCTTCATCATTACCTGATAGATTATGTTAATAATTCtagataataaaaatgaataaaacaatacacacaaaaatactcTGAGATTTGAGAATTCCTTTGGAATTGATTCCCCATTGCTACATTTAAAcatcaacaacataaaaaaagcacttaaagAAGCAAAGGATATGTTTGAAGAGTTCTAATGAATTAATGGATTATTTCATTctcattaaagtgaaataactgaGCATAAATAGCCGaaatacacaaaagaaaatTTCAAATGGCACTAAGAGGTTTTtacatctgaactcttcatttctttatttagaatataactTACTATGTCAAGGCCTGGGAATACGTTTTGAATTGACATGTACTGCATGTAGGTTGCAAATCCTTCATTCAGCCAAAGATCATTCCACCACCGCATAGTGACCAGATTTCCAAACCACTgaacagaaaaagaacaaaagacgACAATGAACACAGCATGTCTGACTAGCCTTTTCAACcgaacattacatttattttagacttATAACGCGTGTTATTTTAAGCTATGATATGTTGTATGCCAGCATCACTATTGCCATTTATTTAAAGGGAGAGTTggttcaaaaattatttatccACCCTaacgttgttccaaacctgtataagttggacacaaaagaagatattctgaattcagagttttcagtttttcatgaactatgcctttaagaaaACTATTTGAAGTAGGACAAAATTGTAATCGAACCTGGATGTAAATGatacttaaatacacacacccTGGTGAAGCAGCCACCAACTCAAGACTTTTCACGTGTTGTTAATGATTTAAACGTGACTATTATTTGCCTGTCATGagaatgttgttttatttataaagtgaaTTACCTGGTGAGCAAGTTCATGGGCTATGACGGAGGTCACCAGTTGCTTGTCTATAGGGGAGGAGTTAGTCCCTACTAGCAAAGTCGTCTCACGGAATGTGATTAATCCCCAGTTCTCCATGGCTCCGGCGAGGAAGTCAGGAATAGCCACTAGATCTATTG
This genomic interval from Puntigrus tetrazona isolate hp1 chromosome 5, ASM1883169v1, whole genome shotgun sequence contains the following:
- the LOC122345207 gene encoding leucyl-cystinyl aminopeptidase isoform X2, which encodes MESANHLNQQEYGAIERAPLPRNMIENSMFEEEPDVVDLAKESPSYPIDSDDVVYEPRSSRLLVRGLGENDLDEDEEDYESSARLLGMSFMNRSSSQRSAASPYTRQQHSGSCSKPSTKSMVVGVVVLVLVASMLMVFYFLLGCTFTTEGCQKTNSTMDSIYPISTNGELFPWAELRLPPSVHPVHYNISLYPNLTLMTFQGSVSILVQVLHETKKIVLHSSDMNIIKATFDGKEVHFLEYKPWQQIAIKFTEDLKKGRYVLDINYTANLSSNYDGFYNSSYVDTNGIKRVLAATQFEPLAARKAFPCFDEPAFKSTFTIKMTRESNYISLSNMPKVKTTELKNGLQEDEFEKSVKMSTYLVAFIVADFISVSNNVSKTTVSVYAVPDKKEQVQYALDTACKLLEFYNSFFDNNYPLTKLDLVAIPDFLAGAMENWGLITFRETTLLVGTNSSPIDKQLVTSVIAHELAHQWFGNLVTMRWWNDLWLNEGFATYMQYMSIQNVFPGLDIDTEFLNVRFKALAKDALNSSHPVSTVVSNPEQVEEMFDSVSYEKGASILLMLNAVLTDVEFQKGVSEYLQKYNLSNTESEDLWNSLSQVSEQNLSVSEMMNTWTVHKGFPLVTVKRSGTQVTLTQEHFLLNAENSTDDSLWHIPLTYVTDKCSVLSSCKQVFHLKDKTATLKLPDQVKWLKFNFKSDGFYIVHYEEGWKDLIDALKNDVNVLTGKDRAALINNIFALSRSGKVFFKEVLNLMDYIRNETETAPLTEALFQLGQIYRLLDKKSELYLAARMKSYIEDHFGKLMDSQSWDLETSVSKMTLRSALLEMACSLNISDCATKAMHLFDQWFNSNKTSQIPSDLVRTVFKVAAQTDEGWDKLLDLYKHSINDPEKRKTLEALASTQDIRKIIWILQSSLDGSEIQTQEFPLVINTICKNFAGHLYAWDFVKENWDKITQKFPVGSFAIQSIIMSATSQFSTKNHLVEAQNFFASLGTKGSQMRIVQEAIETIKLNMRWMENNLNTLQCCL
- the LOC122345207 gene encoding leucyl-cystinyl aminopeptidase isoform X1, with amino-acid sequence MESANHLNQQEYGAIERAPLPRNMIENSMFEEEPDVVDLAKESPSYPIDSDDVVYEPRSSRLLVRGLGENDLDEDEEDYESSARLLGMSFMNRSSSQRSAASPYTRQQHSGSCSKPSTKSMVVGVVVLVLVASMLMVFYFLLGCTFTTEGCQKTNSTMDSIYPISTNGELFPWAELRLPPSVHPVHYNISLYPNLTLMTFQGSVSILVQVLHETKKIVLHSSDMNIIKATFDGKEVHFLEYKPWQQIAIKFTEDLKKGRYVLDINYTANLSSNYDGFYNSSYVDTNGIKRVLAATQFEPLAARKAFPCFDEPAFKSTFTIKMTRESNYISLSNMPKVKTTELKNGLQEDEFEKSVKMSTYLVAFIVADFISVSNNVSKTTVSVYAVPDKKEQVQYALDTACKLLEFYNSFFDNNYPLTKLDLVAIPDFLAGAMENWGLITFRETTLLVGTNSSPIDKQLVTSVIAHELAHQWFGNLVTMRWWNDLWLNEGFATYMQYMSIQNVFPGLDIDTEFLNVRFKALAKDALNSSHPVSTVVSNPEQVEEMFDSVSYEKGASILLMLNAVLTDVEFQKGVSEYLQKYNLSNTESEDLWNSLSQVSEQNLSVSEMMNTWTVHKGFPLVTVKRSGTQVTLTQEHFLLNAENSTDDSSLWHIPLTYVTDKCSVLSSCKQVFHLKDKTATLKLPDQVKWLKFNFKSDGFYIVHYEEGWKDLIDALKNDVNVLTGKDRAALINNIFALSRSGKVFFKEVLNLMDYIRNETETAPLTEALFQLGQIYRLLDKKSELYLAARMKSYIEDHFGKLMDSQSWDLETSVSKMTLRSALLEMACSLNISDCATKAMHLFDQWFNSNKTSQIPSDLVRTVFKVAAQTDEGWDKLLDLYKHSINDPEKRKTLEALASTQDIRKIIWILQSSLDGSEIQTQEFPLVINTICKNFAGHLYAWDFVKENWDKITQKFPVGSFAIQSIIMSATSQFSTKNHLVEAQNFFASLGTKGSQMRIVQEAIETIKLNMRWMENNLNTLQCCL